A section of the Perognathus longimembris pacificus isolate PPM17 chromosome 7, ASM2315922v1, whole genome shotgun sequence genome encodes:
- the Gdap2 gene encoding ganglioside-induced differentiation-associated protein 2, which yields MDPLGAPSQFVDVDTLLSWGDSCEDQLSSSHVTAETGPEDTIRSPFPFNKEINGKVVLWKGDVALLNCTAIVNTSNESLTDKNPVSESIFMLAGPDLKEDLQKLKGCRTGEAKLTKGFNLAARFIIHTVGPKYKSRYRTAAESSLHSCYRNALQLAKEQSMSSVGFCVINSAKRGYPLEDATHIALRTVRRFLEIHGETIEKVVFAVSELEEATYQKLLPLYFPRSLKEETGTLPYLPADIGNAEGEPVVPERQIRISEKPGAPEDSQEEEDEGLGVDLSFIGSHAFARMEGDIDKQRKLTLQGQLSEAALQKQHQRNYNRWLCQARSEDLSDIASLKALYQTGVDNCGRTVMVVVGRNIPVTLIDMDKALLYFIHVMDHITVKEYVLVYFHTLTSEYNHLNSDFLKKLYDVVDIKYKRNLKAVYFVHPTFRSKVSTWFFTTFSVSGLKDKIHHVDSLHQLFSAISPEQIDFPPFVLEYDARENGPYYTSYPPSPDL from the exons ATGGATCCCTTGGGGGCACCTTCCCAGTTTGTGGATGTGGACACACTGCTAAGCTGGGGTGACTCCTGTGAAGACCAACTCAGTTCTTCCCATGTGACGGCTGAAACGGGTCCTGAAGACACCATTAGATCGCCTTTTCCTTTTAATAAGGAGATCAATGGAAAAGTGGTTCTTTG GAAAGGAGATGTGGCACTACTAAACTGTACGGCCATTGTGAACACCagcaatgagagtctcacagacaagaATCCTGTGTCAGAAAGCATCTTCATGCTTGCAGGGCCAGATCTGAAGGAAGACTTGCAGAAACTTAAAG GTTGCCGAACAGGTGAAGCAAAATTGACAAAAGGATTTAATCTAGCGGCCCGGTTCATCATTCACACAGTGGGCCCTAAGTACAAGAGCCGCTATCGCACTGCAGCAGAGAGCTCCCTGCACAGCTGCTACCGGAATGCACTTCAGCTGGCCAA GGAACAGTCCATGTCTTCTGTTGGATTCTGTGTCATCAATTCAGCAAAACGGGGTTATCCTTTAGAGGATGCAACACACATAGCCCTTC GTACTGTGAGGAGATTCCTAGAGATTCATGGGGAAACCATTGAAAAAGTAGTatttgctgtctctgaacttgaaGAG GCTACTTACCAAAAGCTGCTACCTCTGTACTTCCCAAGGTCATTGAAGGAGGAGACTGGAACTTTGCCGTACCTACCTGCAGATATTGGAAATGCTGAAGGAGAGCCGGTGGTCCCGGAACGGCAGATTAGAATAAGTGAGAAACCTGGTGCTCCTGAGG ACAgccaagaggaggaggatgaaggctTGGGAGTGGATCTGTCGTTCATTGGCTCCCATGCTTTTGCTCGGATGGAAGGAGATATTGATAAGCAAAGGAAACTGACACTTCAGGGACAGTTGTCGGAGGCAGCCCTGCAGAAGCAGCACCAGCGGAA TTATAATCGCTGGCTATGTCAAGCAAGATCTGAGGACCTGTCTGATATTGCTTCTCTGAAAGCCTTGTACCAAACAG GTGTGGATAACTGTGGTCGCACAGTGATGGTGGTTGTTGGAAGAAACATTCCTGTAACACTGATAGATATGGACAAG GCTCTGCTGTATTTCATCCATGTCATGGACCACATCACTGTGAAGGAGTACGTCTTAGTCTATTTTCACACACTGACCAGCGAGTACAATCACCTCAACTCTGACTTCCTGAAGAAGCTCTACGATGTTGTTGATATCAA GTACAAGAGGAATTTGAAGGCTGTTTATTTTGTTCACCCAACATTTCGTTCAAAG GTATCAACGTGGTTCTTCACCACCTTTTCTGTCTCAGGACTGAAGGATAAAATCCATCACGTGGACAGTCTGCACCAGCTGTTTTCTGCAATATCACCAGAACAGATCGACTTTCCTCCCTTTGTCCTTGAATATGATGCTAGG GAAAATGGGCCTTATTACACATCTTACCCTCCATCACCAGATTTGTGA